Proteins from one Gossypium raimondii isolate GPD5lz chromosome 8, ASM2569854v1, whole genome shotgun sequence genomic window:
- the LOC105793678 gene encoding 14 kDa proline-rich protein DC2.15 encodes MEAKGCSSAIFLVGINLLFLTLVSGCYTCVHPRPSGSPPTKRSCPRDALKLGVCAKVLNGTVAGVVVGNPPDTQCCSALGGLVDLEAAVCLCTAIKANVLGINIDIPIALSLLINTCGKNLPSDFICA; translated from the coding sequence ATGGAAGCCAAAGGATGTTCATCCGCCATCTTCCTTGTGGGTATCAATCTACTTTTCCTCACTTTAGTGAGTGGATGCTACACTTGTGTTCACCCAAGACCAAGTGGTTCTCCTCCCACCAAAAGGAGCTGCCCTAGAGATGCTCTGAAGCTAGGGGTTTGTGCCAAGGTGCTGAATGGAACAGTTGCTGGAGTAGTGGTGGGGAACCCCCCAGATACTCAGTGCTGCTCAGCGCTAGGGGGACTTGTGGATTTGGAAGCTGCAGTGTGTCTTTGCACTGCCATTAAAGCTAATGTTCTTGGCATTAACATTGATATTCCAATTGCATTGAGTTTGCTTATCAACACTTGTGGGAAGAACCTACCTTCTGACTTCATTTGTGCTTAA